The following coding sequences are from one Acipenser ruthenus chromosome 7, fAciRut3.2 maternal haplotype, whole genome shotgun sequence window:
- the LOC131737494 gene encoding E3 SUMO-protein ligase KIAA1586-like has product MSGLGGSKRTRQETLIQYFGNSSKKQKIVCCTAEAEPTVEPEPTAVEEKSAEKQPWPNIWSSEVWEEKKQLYTFLDCADGNLGCRVCRRVSALSVLKSQGVSLSSEWKNYSVGYNGKTREQQLRSLRKKIAEHKKSSAHNKATALLQQNTEDIIGKCVDSAKRRDHETTCKIFSTAYYLAKQNRPYSDHQALLELQEINGVNVGTGLHSRYSATQIINHVSDEMVKKACERIIHIDGKIAVLIDESTALNGSPALIVHLKCETDKTRDPHFMFLELVELFDQSAESIVLALTKCLQKHGFDHAYLQKNLVAFASDGASVMLGKKSGVAKRISDMYPNIVVWHCLNHRLELAVADSVSETTGMNHFHSFMDKLYSVYSRSALNQQELRNCAKELDAVLRKIGRVLDVRWVSSSFRTVSAVWESFEVLSTHFKAAVSSKRTSAERATYSGLLKRLCSPEFLIDLGVMYDALYELSLLSEILQKRTTTLVYADKMARRTVRIFESMNENVGTKTLEAQIAAMEGTFKSTVLTSNPKHVKINHKQFLTKLANHMKERLFTTTASNEKASSEVNCQKYESLLSELLVLDPHHWPAELPQGYGENEVERLCRRFQLNERIIKNAFRDFKENNGRIPDDLAPLINCTRVIPCSTAECERGFSQMNLIITDQRSKILIKHASALMFIKLHGPPLRQWNPSPYVTTWLRHNHRSADDSRTRVAAPISSDSPDALWQFL; this is encoded by the exons ATGTCTGGTCTCGGAGGTAGTAAACGAACTCGTCAAGAGACTTTGATACAATATTTTGGCAATAGtagtaaaaaacagaagatcgtttgttgtacggcagaagcagaacctacagtggaaccagaacctacagcagttgaagaaaaaagCGCGGAGAAACAGCCATGGCCAAACATCTGGAGTTCTGAGGTatgggaagaaaagaaacaactttacactttccttgactgtgcggatggtaatctgggctgtcgtgtttgtagacgtgtttctgcgctgtcagttttgaaaagtcagggtgtttctctgtcttctgagtggaaaaattacagtgttgggtacaatggaaaaactcgagagcaacagctacgatctttgagaaaaaagatagctgaacacaagaaatccagcgctcataacaaggccactgcattgttacagcagaacacagaggacattattgggaaatgtgttgacagtgcaaaaaggcgagatcacgaaactacctgtaaaatattttctactgcttactaccttgcaaaacaaaatcgaccctattctgatcatcaggccttactggaactgcaagaaataaatggtgttaatgtgggaactggtcttcattccagatacagcgccactcaaattatcaaccacgtttctgatgaaatggtcaaaaaggcctgtgagagaataatacacatcgatggaaaaattgctgtgttaattgatgaatcaacagctctgaatggttccccagcacttattgtgcatctcaaatgCGAGACAGACAAGACACGTGACCCTCACTTCATGTTTTTGGAGTTAGTTGAACTTTTTGATCAGTCAGCTGAGTCCATAGTGTTAGCGCTTACTAAGTGTCTTCAAAAACACGGGTTTGACCATGCATACTTACAGAAGAATCTTGTTGCATTTGCAAGTGACGGTGCAAGTGTAATGCTTGGGAAAAAATCTGGTGTGGCAAAACGAATTTCAGACATGTACCCCAACATTGTTGTCTGGCACTGTCTAAATCACAGACTCGAACTTGCAGTTGCCGATAGTGTTTCTGAGACTACTGGCATGAACCATTTTCATTCTTTCATGGACAAGCTATACTCAGTCTACAGTAGATCAGCACTAAATCAGCAAGAACTCCGAAATTGTGCGAAGGAACTGGATGCTGTCTTGAGGAAAATTGGTCGTGTACTGGATGTGAGATGGGTTTCCAGTTCGTTCAGGACTGTCTCCGCTGTGTGGGAAAGTTTTGAAGTTCTGTCGACTCATTTTAAAGCTGCCGTAAGCTCTAAGCGGACTTCTGCTGAAAGAGCGACATACAGCGGTCTACTGAAAAGGCTGTGCTCGCCAGAATTTCTCATTGACCTCGGAGTTATGTACGATGCCTTATACGAACTTTcactgctgtcagagattctccagAAACGGACTACTACATTGGTTTATGCAGATAAAATGGCACGTAGAACAGTAAGGATTTTTGAATCCATGAATGAGAATGTAGGTACAAAGACTCTTGAAGCGCAGATAGCTGCCATGGAAGGaacatttaaatctacagtgctgacgtcgaatcccaaacatgtaaaaataaatcataaacaattccttaccaaactcgccaatcatatgaaagaacgactttttacaaccactgcatcaaatgagaag GCTTCTTCCGAGGTGAATTGCCAAAAATATGAAAGTCTTCTTTCTGAGCTCTTGGTCCTGGATCCACACCACTGGCCTGCAGAACTACCCCAGGGTTATGGCGAAAATGAAGTTGAAAGATTGTGTCGGCGCTTTCAGCTAAATGAACGTattatcaaaaatgcatttcGAGATTTTAAGGAGAACAACGGAAGAATTCCAGATGATTTAGCTCCACTTATTAACTGCACACGTGTGATCCCGTGCAGTACTGCTGAATGTGAAAGGGGATTCAGCCAAATGAACTTAATTATAACTGATCAGCGTTCCAAAATTTTAATCAAACATGCTTCAGCCTTAATGTTTATCAAGCTTCATGGACCCCCTTTGAGACAGTGGAATCCAAGCCCTTATGTGACCACTTGGTTGCGACACAATCATCGATCCGCAGATGACAGCCGTACACGGGTGGCAGCTCCAATTTCCAGCGACTCCCCTGACGCTCTGTGGCAGTTCCTATAG